The Solicola gregarius DNA window GCTCGAGACCGCGGGCCGATCCGCGGTCGGATCGCGCTGCTCGGGCCCGCTTTCGTGGCGGCGGTCGCGTACATCGATCCCGGCAACTTCGCCACGAACATCGCGGGCGGTGCCAAGTACGGCCTGCTGCTCGTCTGGGTGATCGTCGCCGCGAACCTGATGGCGATGCTCGTCCAGTACCTCTCGGCCAAGGCCGGCATCGCCACCGGCCGCAACCTTCCCGAGCTGTGCCGCGAGAGCTTCCCGCGCCCGGTCTCGTGGGGCTTGTGGGCCCAGGCCGAGGTAGTGGCGATCGCGACCGACCTCGCGGAATTCGTTGGCGCCGCCATTGCCCTGAACCTGCTGTTCGGCATCGAACCCCTCGCCGCGGGACTGATCACCGCGGTCGTCGCCTTCGGCATCCTCGCGTTGCAGAACCGCGGCTACCGCAAGTTCGAACTGGCGATCGCCGGCTTCCTCGCGATCGTGCTGCTCGGGTTCGCGTACGACCTCGCGCAGGTAGGCATCGACCTGCCGGGCACCGCGGCCGGGCTCGTGCCTCGGTTCGACGGCACCGAGAGCGTCCTGCTCGCCGTCGGCATCCTCGGCGCGACCGTCATGCCGCACGTCGTCTATCTGCACTCGGCGCTCACTCAGGACCGCATCCGCCCCGTGGACGACCGCGAGCGGTTCGCCCTGTTGCGCTTCGTACGCATCGACGTCGTGATCGCGATGGGCGTCGCCGGACTCGTGAACCTGACCATGCTGATCGTCGCGGCGGGGCTCTTCCACGAAGGCGGCCGCAGCTCGATCGACACCATCGAGGACGCCCACGCGGGCTTCGAGACGCTCCTCGGCGGCGGTGCGGCCCTCGCGTTCGCGGTCGCGCTGCTCGCGTCGGGGCTGTCCAGCTCGAGCGTCGGTACGTACGCCGGCCAGGTCGTCATGCAGGGCTTCATCGGACGCCGGATCTCGCTGTTCGTACGCCGAGCGGTCACGATGGTTCCAGCGCTCGTG harbors:
- a CDS encoding Nramp family divalent metal transporter, giving the protein MTDPRVAAPSQSDLQHARDRGPIRGRIALLGPAFVAAVAYIDPGNFATNIAGGAKYGLLLVWVIVAANLMAMLVQYLSAKAGIATGRNLPELCRESFPRPVSWGLWAQAEVVAIATDLAEFVGAAIALNLLFGIEPLAAGLITAVVAFGILALQNRGYRKFELAIAGFLAIVLLGFAYDLAQVGIDLPGTAAGLVPRFDGTESVLLAVGILGATVMPHVVYLHSALTQDRIRPVDDRERFALLRFVRIDVVIAMGVAGLVNLTMLIVAAGLFHEGGRSSIDTIEDAHAGFETLLGGGAALAFAVALLASGLSSSSVGTYAGQVVMQGFIGRRISLFVRRAVTMVPALVVLSTGVNTTDALVISQVVLSFGIPFALVPLIMLTARPVLMGALTNRTHTTAAASAVASLIIALNAFLLYDTLLVG